The following are encoded together in the Lathyrus oleraceus cultivar Zhongwan6 chromosome 3, CAAS_Psat_ZW6_1.0, whole genome shotgun sequence genome:
- the LOC127132143 gene encoding NDR1/HIN1-like protein 13, translated as MEQQSPERKPIILQKPPGYRDPATPQKHPLPRKPPLPPSFRPKPKKRHYCRICCCTFCILLIFFILIFILFIALFYILYQPSLPEIHLGSFRIPDFKITKNADGGQLDADTIMVVDIKNRNTKIAWHFDQSSVHIWGDNGDLKLGSTKVAAFDVKVQDISKMKVHTKVRDEVLDGRQKRRLKSVFESKALQPSVEVKTRTGVKVQGWKSMTIGVTVVCSGVTVRQIQNGNSPLCSFTIFQWIKIK; from the exons ATGGAGCAACAATCACCGGAACGAAAACCAATAATACTACAAAAACCACCGGGTTATAGGGACCCAGCCACCCCACAAAAACACCCTCTGCCACGAAAACCACCTCTCCCACCTTCTTTCCGACCAAAACCCAAGAAACGTCATTATTGTCGCATATGTTGTTGCACATTCTGCATCctcctcatcttcttcatcctcATATTCATCCTCTTCATTGCACTCTTCTACATCCTATACCAACCTTCTCTCCCAGAGATTCACCTCGGTTCCTTCCGTATTCCAGATTTCAAGATAACAAAAAACGCAGACGGTGGCCAACTCGACGCAGATACAATAATGGTGGTGGATATAAAGAACCGCAACACAAAAATTGCATGGCATTTTGATCAAAGTAGTGTTCATATATGGGGGGATAACGGTGACTTGAAATTAGGTTCAACGAAGGTGGCGGCATTTGACGTAAAAGTGCAAGATATATCGAAAATGAAAGTGCACACAAAGGTTAGAGATGAAGTATTGGATGGGAGACAGAAGAGAAGGTTGAAAAGTGTGTTTGAAAGTAAAGCTTTGCAACCTAGTGTGGAGGTTAAAACAAGAACAGGTGTTAAGGTTCAAGGTTGGAAATCTATGACGATTGGAGTTACCGTTGTTTGTAGTGGGGTTACTGTGAGACAAATTCAAAATGGCAATTCACCTCTTTGTTCCTTCACTATTTTCCAATG GATCAAAATAAAATGA